From the genome of Syntrophorhabdaceae bacterium:
TGCTATAGAGTTATGTAAAAAGATAGAAGAGGCAGAGGTAGTGGAACAAAAAGAGGGCATCGAGCCTTTAAAGATACACGAGGTTATATCCTTGAAAAATCTCCCCGACGACAGGCATCTACATATAGAGCCTGCCCAACAGTTGGAGATAATATATGATCTGGTGCAAAAGGAACCTATTGGTGTTCAGACCTACCATTTTATAAGCACAAACGATGCCTTTAAAACCCATATTGCACCTGCAAGGACATTTGGATTTCTGAAAGACTTTGAAAAATTGAATCAGATGGGCCTTGGCTCAGGTGGCAGGGTAAATAATGTGATACTTTTAAGTGAAGAAGGGGTAGTAAATACAAAACTTAGATATGAAGACGAGTTTGTTAGACACAAGGTCCTTGACCTGATAGGTGACCTTTATCTTCTCAATAGACCCATAATAGGCAGGGTCGTGGCAAGACAAACAGGTCATCTGGAGAATATAGCCCTTGTCAAGGAGCTAATGGCACGCTATTATTAATAAATTTCGAGACTATAAAATCGGCAATGACCTCTATTTCATCCATATGAAAGACAGGGACATGGGAATCAAAAGGGAGGTCGGTAACAATGGCCATCAAAAGGCCATCTTTTAGACATATGGGAGAAGAGCCTTTTTTATATCTGTATACCTCTATCTTTGGAATCCTCTCCTTTTTATAACCCTCTATGATGATAAGGTCTACGTCCTTAATATACTGCCTGATTATTTCCATGGGCTTTATATCCTTTTCAACACTGGTAACCATTGCCAACTTCACAGGCGATGAAATAATGGTAGTCTTTGCCCCTGCCTGTTTAAATCTATGGGTGTCCTTTCCTGGGACATCCACCTCAAAGTCGAGGTGATGGTGCTTTATAACCGCTATATCTAAGCCCTTTTCCTTGAAGGCAGGGATGAGCCTCTCTATGAGGGTTGTCTTGCCTGTTTTTGATTGCCCCACTATAGAGACAACAGGGATCTCATTTTTTTCTTTTGTTCCCATTACACATTAAGCCCTATCCTGAGAAAATAGAAATAAAATGCCACAATTACAAGTGCATGGTTTATGGTGCCTTCTTCTATAAGAGCAGGTATATCTGAGAGAGGAACAAGAATTACCTCTATATCTTCATCAGGGTCGAGATTTTTTTCTTTAATCTTCTTTGCATTTTCCACAAGATATGTATGACAGAGGTTGTTGAATATGGCAGGATTTGGGTTTGTTGCCCCGAGATATATCACATTTGACCCTTCATAGCCTGTCTCTTCTGATAGCTCCCTCAATGCTGCCTCCATATGGTGTTCATCATCTACGAGGCCACCGGGTATTTCAAGTGTTATCTCCTTTGAGCCATGCCTGAACTGTTTAATCATCACCACTTTTTTATCCTCTGTAATGGGTATGATGTTTACCCAGTCATTGGTCTCTATGGTATAAAACTCTCCTACCTGTTGTGTCCTTGGCGATACTGCCCTTAGGGTATTGACCTTAAATACCCTGTAGTCTCTGTCTGGTTTCAAATCTATTAGTTTCCATTCCTTTACCATAATCCTACCTGCCTTTTAAAATTTTCTCATAGAAACCCAGGATTGTTTTTGCCTGGATGCTGTAATCCCATTGCGTCCTTGCCTTTTCCTTTGCATTGGCGCCCATCCTTGACCTGAGATTATCGTCTGTTAGGGCTATCAAAAGCCTCTCTGCCAGTATGTCTTCCCGGGGAGGCACCACAAAGCCGTCTAAACCGTCTGTTACAAGTTCCGGCAGCATACCTGAATCAGATACTATGGCAGGGACACCCATGGACATGACCTCTCTCAATGCCCTGGCTGTTCCATCGCTACCAGCCCTCATCATGACAAATACATCAAACGCAGAGATGACCGAAAAATAGTCTTCTATTATATATCCAGCCAGTATAACATCCCCCTCTATACCAAGTTCTAAAAGTGGTTGTTTTATGCTCTTTTCCATCTGGGAACTCCTACCCATAATAAGGAGCTTTGCCTTGTCTATTTTATCTCTCACCATCTTGAATGCCTTGAGTATTGTATCATAACCTCTATCGGGCTTTAATCTTCCGATGACCCCTATGACCTTTTCATGGGTTTTTATATTGAAGAAGCTTTTCATATCTTTGAGCGCTCCGTTGAAGGGCTTTATGCCTGGAGGGACTATACAGGTATTTTCTTCAGGAATGGAAAAGGATTTCATGTCCTTCTCCATTATTCTTCTGCTGTATGTGACAAGCCCATCTGTCTTTGCCATGGCCCATTTCATAAACATATTTTTAGGCATACCATCCCTTTTGTGGTCTGTCCTGATGAGAATAGGTCTGTTTTTTCCTGAACCAATAGAAACCAGGGCAGCCCAGTGGTCGTGGGATAGGTGGGTGTGGACGATGTCTATCCTATTGTCTCGGCAATATGAACTGATGGCCTTCTGGTCGAAGAGCCAGTCCTTTAATGAAAAATACCTGTTAAGCCTGAATCCTTCAAAATATCTTATAGGCCTTGCCTTTACCTCTTTTTCCACGGTCCTCTCAGGAAAGTCTAAGGGTGTCTTTCTATAGGCAATGGTGATGTCTGCACCCTCTTTGGTAAGCGCCTCGCAAAGGGATACAACTGGTTCTGCCGGCCCTGTCCATTTCCAATCACTGAATAAATGCAATATCTTCATGGTCTTTATCCCTGCATACCGTAGAATTCCCTTATGCACCTTGATACGTATATAACCTCATCTTCCTTCATGGATGGATATATGGGCAGGGATATGATCTCCTTGGCTGCCTTCTCTGCATTGGGGAATGCCCCTTCTTTATAACCTAAGTGTTTATATACTGTCTGCAGATGTATGGGTGTCGGGTAATGGATGAGGGTTGTTACGCCTTTTTCTTTTAGATATTTCATCAATTCATCTCGCTCCTTTACCCTGATCACATATAGATGGTATACATGATATGCCCATTCTTCTTCCTCAGGTAATACAATAGGCGCATCATCAAGCTCTCTCTTGTATAACCATGCTATATGCCTCCTCCTTTTATTCCAATAATCCAGTTGCTCGAGTTTTATGTCAAGTAAGGCTGCCTGCACTTCATCGAGCCTTGAATTAAAACCTTCTATGGCATGGACGTGTTTTGCCGATTGTCCATATGTCCTTAACATCATTGCCTTTTCATAAATTTTTTCAGAATTGGTGGTTATAATGCCACCATCACCATAACAACCCAGATTTTTTGTGGGATAGAAACTAAAGGCAGCTACATCACCGAGGCTACCAACCTTTTGGTTATTATATAAGGCACCGTGTGCCTGGCATGCATCCTCCATAATTAGGATGCCGTGCCTCTGGCAGATGTCTCTTATCTCGTCCATTTTGCAGGGATGACCGTATAAATGGACAGGTATGCATAGTTTTATGCCATTTTGTTTTTTTAAGATGTGATCAAGATTGCCTGGGTCCATATTATATGTCTTTAGTTCTATATCGCAGAAAGCAGGCTCTATACCATGCATGGAAAGACTCATGGCAGTAGATATATAGGTATTGGGTGTGGTGACTATTTTATCGCCAGGTTCCAAATCAAGGGAGAGCCCCCCTATCTTTAGGGCATCTGTCCCACTGTTTACGCCTATGGCATATTTAACACCTATATAGGATGCAAAAGACTCTTCAAAGGCCTTTACCTGCTTACCCAGGATGAATTCGCCACCGGTTAGGACACCCACGAATCTTTCGATTAATCTCTCCTTTATATCCTGATGGTCTCTTTCCAGATTGAATATATTCACCTCCATTACCAATACTCCTTTTTATATCTTCTGTAATATTCAATGGTTCTGGCAATGCCTTCCTCGAGGGAAACCTTGGGCCTCCAACCGGTTATGCGCTTTATCTTGGAGATGTCTGTATAGTAATCACCGGGCTCTACCTCTTTTCTCTCCTGGGTAAATTCTGTGAATTTTGGCCTTCCTGTGCCTGCTATCTCTACTATCTTGTTGGCGAGCTCAATGAAACTAACAGGCACACCAGTTCCCACATTAAATACCTCTCCGTATGCCTCCTCTGTGGCAGCCACCGTGAGTAAGCAATCTACAAGGTCATCTACATAGAGAAAATCCCTTAGGATCCTGCCGTCGCCGAACACAGGTATCTCTTCATCGTCTATGGCCTTTCTTATAAACCAGTTGAATACCCCATATTCATCGTGTGCCATTTGATGTCTTGGGCCATAGGTGTTTGTAATCCTCAGACATACGCCCTTGATCCCGAATATATCATCGTAGACAAGGACCATCTTTTCCGCAGTCAGGTTGGTTACTGCATAGATGCCTTTGGGATTTGTGGGGTGGTTTTCATCTACAGGGAGCTTTACACTTGAGCCGTATTCGCCCCTTGTTCCGGCAAATATGACCCTGGCAGCTCTATTGTGATGTCTTAATGCCTCCAGGAGGACCATGGTTCCCCTGCAGTTTATTTCCAGGTCCTGTATGGGGTTTTTCATGCTGTCTACGTGGTTTACCTGGCCAGCTAGGTGAAAGACATAATCCATATTTTTCACGAGGTGATTCATAGAGAGGCTATTTCTCACATCTGAAAAATTCACCCTTACCTTTTTCTCTATGTCTTTAATATTAAAGAGGTTGCCACCTTGTCGTGGTAGCATATTATCTACTATGGTGACTTGTGCCCCCTTTTTCACGAGCTCAATACAGAGGTTGCTCCCTATAAAACCGAGCCCCCCTGTCACAAGGACTTCTTTACCCTTAAAAACTCCCTTTTTTTTCATCCCTCTTCTCCATTTCCCATAACTTTGCGTGTTTCATAAACACATAATACATGGTAGATGCCATTATGATCATACCAGGAATACCGTCGAGAAAACCGAGTTTAAATATATAGTCTCTGAAAAACCTGTAAACAGGTCTGAAGAACATATTAAATAAATGGAATCTCCTTTTGGCAGCAAAAAGGTCCTCTGCATATGCGCTTGCATATCTGTCTATGGTTCTTATCTGGTGTGATGTGTCTGTATATGGGGTGTGCATGTAATAATTTTTTAGCCTGCCTATCTTTCCATGCACATAGACCTTTGCATGTATCCCTCCTTGCCATCCACCTTTATCCTTTCTGTATAATCTTATCTCATGGTCAGGATACCATCCACCGAACCTTATTTCCCTACCGAGATATATGTTTCTTCTTTTAACCATAAAACCATCGTAAAGGGGATTAAAACTCAAGACCTCCCCTATCTCCTTTTTTATGCCCTCTGTAAGCCACTCATCAGCATCAATAAACATGACCCATTCATTACTACATTTATCCTGGGCAAACTGATATTTATCCCTCAGATTTGTTGTGTCAAACTGATAAAATTTTTCTGTGTAGCGGGATGCTATCTCTGCTGTGTTGTCTGTGCTATGGGAGTCTACTACTATGACCTCATCTGCCCAGCCTGTCACGCTTTTTAGTGCCCTTTCTATAGTGGTGGCATTGTTAAAGGTTATCATGTATATGGATATTGGGGTTCCCATAATTTGCCTTTATAGTAAGACTATATATTAAGCAATATATCCAACTATTTTTCAACAAACTTTTCCTCGGGTCATGACAAAAAAGGGTGCATGGTTGGATGTAAAAAACGGCGGTTGTCTCTGGATGATGGGATTTATAAGGGGATGCCTTTTAAGTTCCTTATCTAAAAAGCGCCTTACGTTTGGCCTTCCCCATGCCTCTGGGTGGACGAAATCTTCATATAAAGAAAGGTCTGCGCTATAAAACATCTTTGTCTTTAAACCTTTGGCTTCAGGGCAATTTAGCGGGAGATTAAATATGGCTACATTCATAAAGTCAATATTGCTATGATTTAATGCAATAAAATCCATGGTTTTTCTGGCAGATTCCATGGTCTCCCAAGGCGTCCCAAAGAGAAAATACACATATGTGGCGATGCCTACCTTTTTTAGATTTTTTAAGGCAGTTGCCACCTCTTCTATTTGTATACCTTTATTCATCTTATCAAGGACAGACTGATCTGCCGACTCAACCCCCAGTTTAAGCATAACACATTCAGTTCTCTTTAATGACATACAGAAATCCAAATCAATAAACTCCCTGCCTACCCTTACAAAACCATACCAGGGGGCATTTAAAGGTGTTTTTATCATGGCATTTAAAACAGCAGGGCTTATGGCATTATCGGTGATATGGACGAGACTCGGCTTTGCAGTGTCTATTATGGTATTTAATTCCTGGATGGCTATCTTAGGTGGGATCTGTATATATGGGTTCTTTTCCGCCCTTTCAGGACAGAACGTGCATCTTGCCCAGTAACAGCCTGTAGATGTATTATAGGGTATAACATATCCAGGAGATAGATATAGTTCCTGCTGAAAGGCTTCATATGAAGGCATAAATCTTACAGGAGGTGTGGTTTGTTTTCCCATGATCTCAAGAAGCGGAGCCTCTCCCTGCCCTACTATGATGTGGTCTACAAGCCCTTTGAAAAGACCTTGCCTTTCTTTTTCTTTCATCCACGATGTAATGAGACTCCCGCCTATTATTATCTCTTTTTGAGGAAAGTGCTGCCTCAGAAACCCTATGATGGAAAATGCACATAATGCCTGGCTTAGGTAATTTATGGATATGCCTATAGTTCTTACAGGGCTTTTTTCAAGGATGCCATTGAGTCGATGGGAAAAATATCCGTAAAAAGGATTGTCTTTAAAATGTATGGCTGCATGGATAAGATCAGTGCTTCTTATAGGGGATAGCCTGCTATCTTGGTAGTCAGATAGGGTTATCTTGATGCCCTTGCTTGATGCCTTATGTCCTATGACCCTATTTATCTCATAAACAGCCTTTTTGTATCTTTCCTGATTTTTGAAGACCTTACTGTTTTTTATTTGTGTTATATTATAATCAATATTTTTAATTGCCCTAACAGTCCATCTGTCGCGTGTCTCCAAGTTGTTTTTCATGAGCCAGTGCATAGCCTCTATGTTTGCATCCACCACATGATATTCTATATTATTTGCCTTAAGGGCACCTACGAGCCTTGCAATGCCCAGGGGAGGCTCACTGGGTTTAGTAATGGGAGGATAAATAATTAGCACTGACAGATAAGTTTATTTTATAAAGATCAACCCTCTTCTGTAATAATCTTCAATCGCATATTTGGATGAACACTGCTTGTTTTTAGATTATTAACAGATTTTAATCTTTTTATGTCTATACCGTATTTATTCGATATGCTCGTTAGTGTCTCACCTTTTTTTACTGTATGATACAGGTATGCAGTGGTTTTTGTTTTTTTTACATCATAGTATTTCACTACCTTGAGTTTCATATCTGCATATACCTTTTCATTTTGCATATTATTTGTCTTCATAATGGTTGCCTTGTCTATACCGTATTTATTTGATATGCTCGTTAGTGTCTCACCTTTTTTTACTGTATGATAGGCTACCTTGGCGGTTTGTTTTTTATTGGCCTTTATATATGTTTTTGATGTTTTTGTAATTTTCGGCTCTTCATATACACCGGCCACCATGATGCCTTTATCATGGGGGACCGTATACCGAGGTATATGTAAGACCATACCCCTTTTTATCCTCAGCTCGCCGTCTATACCATTTACAAGGACCATATCCTCATGTCTAACCCCGTATCTCTTCATTATCCTGGCGAGGGTATCACCCTTCTTTACCTTGTATGTAACAATACCTTTTATAGTCCTTTGATTTTTTAATTCCATCTCAAGGGTATTGCGAAAAGCATCAAGATCTACTGTTTCAGGGAGTTTTACATAGTAATGGCTATCATAAGGCGGGGTAATACCTCTTAAAATCTCAGGGTTATATGACCTAACGCTCACTACATCCAGCGAAGCTGCCTTTGCTATGACAGTGAGAGGTGTTGATTGAGGGACCGT
Proteins encoded in this window:
- a CDS encoding radical SAM protein codes for the protein MLIIYPPITKPSEPPLGIARLVGALKANNIEYHVVDANIEAMHWLMKNNLETRDRWTVRAIKNIDYNITQIKNSKVFKNQERYKKAVYEINRVIGHKASSKGIKITLSDYQDSRLSPIRSTDLIHAAIHFKDNPFYGYFSHRLNGILEKSPVRTIGISINYLSQALCAFSIIGFLRQHFPQKEIIIGGSLITSWMKEKERQGLFKGLVDHIIVGQGEAPLLEIMGKQTTPPVRFMPSYEAFQQELYLSPGYVIPYNTSTGCYWARCTFCPERAEKNPYIQIPPKIAIQELNTIIDTAKPSLVHITDNAISPAVLNAMIKTPLNAPWYGFVRVGREFIDLDFCMSLKRTECVMLKLGVESADQSVLDKMNKGIQIEEVATALKNLKKVGIATYVYFLFGTPWETMESARKTMDFIALNHSNIDFMNVAIFNLPLNCPEAKGLKTKMFYSADLSLYEDFVHPEAWGRPNVRRFLDKELKRHPLINPIIQRQPPFFTSNHAPFFVMTRGKVC
- a CDS encoding NUDIX hydrolase; protein product: MVKEWKLIDLKPDRDYRVFKVNTLRAVSPRTQQVGEFYTIETNDWVNIIPITEDKKVVMIKQFRHGSKEITLEIPGGLVDDEHHMEAALRELSEETGYEGSNVIYLGATNPNPAIFNNLCHTYLVENAKKIKEKNLDPDEDIEVILVPLSDIPALIEEGTINHALVIVAFYFYFLRIGLNV
- a CDS encoding DegT/DnrJ/EryC1/StrS family aminotransferase — translated: MEVNIFNLERDHQDIKERLIERFVGVLTGGEFILGKQVKAFEESFASYIGVKYAIGVNSGTDALKIGGLSLDLEPGDKIVTTPNTYISTAMSLSMHGIEPAFCDIELKTYNMDPGNLDHILKKQNGIKLCIPVHLYGHPCKMDEIRDICQRHGILIMEDACQAHGALYNNQKVGSLGDVAAFSFYPTKNLGCYGDGGIITTNSEKIYEKAMMLRTYGQSAKHVHAIEGFNSRLDEVQAALLDIKLEQLDYWNKRRRHIAWLYKRELDDAPIVLPEEEEWAYHVYHLYVIRVKERDELMKYLKEKGVTTLIHYPTPIHLQTVYKHLGYKEGAFPNAEKAAKEIISLPIYPSMKEDEVIYVSRCIREFYGMQG
- a CDS encoding glycosyltransferase family 2 protein, whose translation is MGTPISIYMITFNNATTIERALKSVTGWADEVIVVDSHSTDNTAEIASRYTEKFYQFDTTNLRDKYQFAQDKCSNEWVMFIDADEWLTEGIKKEIGEVLSFNPLYDGFMVKRRNIYLGREIRFGGWYPDHEIRLYRKDKGGWQGGIHAKVYVHGKIGRLKNYYMHTPYTDTSHQIRTIDRYASAYAEDLFAAKRRFHLFNMFFRPVYRFFRDYIFKLGFLDGIPGMIIMASTMYYVFMKHAKLWEMEKRDEKKGSF
- a CDS encoding glycosyltransferase family 4 protein, with product MKILHLFSDWKWTGPAEPVVSLCEALTKEGADITIAYRKTPLDFPERTVEKEVKARPIRYFEGFRLNRYFSLKDWLFDQKAISSYCRDNRIDIVHTHLSHDHWAALVSIGSGKNRPILIRTDHKRDGMPKNMFMKWAMAKTDGLVTYSRRIMEKDMKSFSIPEENTCIVPPGIKPFNGALKDMKSFFNIKTHEKVIGVIGRLKPDRGYDTILKAFKMVRDKIDKAKLLIMGRSSQMEKSIKQPLLELGIEGDVILAGYIIEDYFSVISAFDVFVMMRAGSDGTARALREVMSMGVPAIVSDSGMLPELVTDGLDGFVVPPREDILAERLLIALTDDNLRSRMGANAKEKARTQWDYSIQAKTILGFYEKILKGR
- the mobB gene encoding molybdopterin-guanine dinucleotide biosynthesis protein B, producing the protein MGTKEKNEIPVVSIVGQSKTGKTTLIERLIPAFKEKGLDIAVIKHHHLDFEVDVPGKDTHRFKQAGAKTTIISSPVKLAMVTSVEKDIKPMEIIRQYIKDVDLIIIEGYKKERIPKIEVYRYKKGSSPICLKDGLLMAIVTDLPFDSHVPVFHMDEIEVIADFIVSKFINNSVPLAP
- a CDS encoding GDP-mannose 4,6-dehydratase, giving the protein MKKKGVFKGKEVLVTGGLGFIGSNLCIELVKKGAQVTIVDNMLPRQGGNLFNIKDIEKKVRVNFSDVRNSLSMNHLVKNMDYVFHLAGQVNHVDSMKNPIQDLEINCRGTMVLLEALRHHNRAARVIFAGTRGEYGSSVKLPVDENHPTNPKGIYAVTNLTAEKMVLVYDDIFGIKGVCLRITNTYGPRHQMAHDEYGVFNWFIRKAIDDEEIPVFGDGRILRDFLYVDDLVDCLLTVAATEEAYGEVFNVGTGVPVSFIELANKIVEIAGTGRPKFTEFTQERKEVEPGDYYTDISKIKRITGWRPKVSLEEGIARTIEYYRRYKKEYW